In the Oreochromis aureus strain Israel breed Guangdong linkage group 14, ZZ_aureus, whole genome shotgun sequence genome, one interval contains:
- the LOC116335361 gene encoding zinc finger protein 708-like isoform X2 translates to MCARGPARDKDNMAALSTFSSQVELIMEVAVGSAVHELEREGARAELGQAHLSTVLGGVAREAARKICRVFRELYASVEAENEALRAELSCLEKIPGASRTAKPPVKFSPADAPTLSLDDQSAAATAAVAVVILSPPVHAPVTGQSSLTALQNGAVGVLDMTHFSADPLVSHDVIQPADVTSLPDCEDQPAAELPGDEPHEEQCDAAAETKSEPVGQKHDDQQVPGGPTSVSEEQQKEQERRRRRELYKEKRFFCELCDKGFHQKHQLLKHAACHLKPFPCSSCDKGFYKAQTLQRHLLAHRLREAQESDPDKLLRCDQCDRKFRLPRQLRAHQACHRLEKTPLKCYACDRTFTSSGALRYHEVSHAKVKPFMCDVCGKSFTRKKSLREHQTVHTGARPYSCQTCAKSFSTASNLRVHKRSHSEERPYKCDECDKAFKCRMGLLQHRVVHSGEKPFTCPTCGLSFGLKYNFQRHLRLHSGEKPFRCDQCGEGFTGTWALKTHMLVHGVAKPFMCDLCGKTFFYNCQLQKHQQLVHGSGGDRGKSCREAGRRRSSGVKPFSCKVCPKSFSSSSSLRTHEKSHAQNKEFTCDTCGKAFHLRHLYLYHLRQHSGDRPHVCAVCHKGFLLTSQLKQHELLHTGVKPHRCEHCGKEFRTPQNYHRHLLVHTGEKPYECAVCGRKFRQSNQLKSHMQIHTGVKLYSCKRCGRGFSDSRQLKKHRCGDGEHDSRDSASKNRKQADAFPWTHEFTAQ, encoded by the exons ATGTGTGCGCGCGGACCGGCACGGGACAAAGACAACATGGCAGCCCTGAGCACGTTCTCTTCGCAGGTGGAGCTGATCATGGAGGTAGCCGTGGGGAGCGCCGTGCACGAGTTAGAAAGGGAGGGCGCGCGAGCGGAGCTCGGCCAG GCTCACCTGTCCACCGTGCTGGGGGGCGTGGCCAGAGAAGCGGCCCGTAAAATCTGCAGAGTCTTCAGGGAGCTGTATGCGAGCGTAGAGGCGGAAAATGAAGCTCTCAGGGCAGAACTGAGTTGCCTCGAAAAAATACCCGGCGCTTCGAGGACAGCCAAACCGCCAGTGAAGTTCAGCCCGGCAG ATGCACCCACCCTGTCTCTGGATGACCAATCAGCTGCTGCCACCGCTGCTGTGGCTGTGGTCATCCTCAGCCCGCCGGTGCACGCACCAGTCACAGGCCAAAGCAGTCTGACTGCACTGCAGAATGGTGCTGTGGGCGTTTTAGACATGACGCACTTCTCTGCAGATCCTCTGGTGTCACATGATGTGATCCAGCCCGCagatgtgacatcacttcctgacTGTGAGGATCAGCCGGCCGCTGAGCTTCCAGGTGATGAACCCCATGAAGAGCAGTGTGACGCT GCAGCAGAGACGAAGTCTGAACCTGTAGGACAGAAACATGATGATCAGCAGGTGCCCGGGGGTCCGACAA GTGTGAGCGAGGAGCAGCAGAAGGAGCAGGAGAGGAGGCGGAGGAGGGAGCTGTACAAGGAGAAGAGGTTTTTCTGTGAGCTGTGTGACAAAGGCTTCCATCAGAAGCACCAGCTGCTGAAGCATGCCGCGTGCCACCTGAAACCGTTCCCCTGCAGCTCCTGCGACAAAGGTTTCTACAAAGCGCAAACACTGCAGCGCCACCTGCTTGCCCACCGTCTCCGCGAGGCGCAGGAGAGCGACCCAGACAAGCTACTGCGCTGTGACCAATGCGACAGGAAGTTCAGGCTGCCACGTCAGCTTCGAGCGCACCAGGCCTGTCACCGGCTTGAGAAAACGCCGCTCAAGTGCTACGCATGCGACCGCACCTTTACCTCCAGTGGGGCACTGCGATACCACGAGGTGTCGCACGCCAAAGTCAAGCCCTTCATGTGTGACGTCTGCGGAAAGAGCTTCACGCGCAAGAAGAGCCTGCGAGAGCACCAGACCGTGCACACCGGGGCACGGCCGTACTCCTGCCAGACCTGCGCCAAGAGCTTCTCCACTGCCAGCAACCTGCGCGTGCACAAGAGGTCGCACTCCGAGGAACGCCCGTACAAGTGCGACGAGTGCGACAAGGCATTCAAGTGCCGGATGGGGCTGCTGCAGCACCGCGTGGTCCACTCAGGAGAGAAACCCTTTACCTGTCCCACCTGTGGCCTGAGCTTCGGCCTCAAATACAACTTCCAGAGACACCTGAGGCTACACAGCGGGGAGAAGCCTTTCAG GTGTGATCAGTGTGGCGAGGGCTTCACGGGGACCTGGGCTCTGAAGACTCACATGCTGGTTCACGGCGTGGCAAAGCCGTTCATGTGCGACCTGTGCGGAAAGACGTTCTTCTACAACTGCCAGCTGCAGAAGCACCAGCAGCTGGTTCACGGCAGCGGTGGCGATCGGGGAAAGTCCTGCAGGGAGGCGGGCAGGCGGCGGTCCTCCGGAGTCAAACCGTTCAGCTGTAAAGTCTGTCCAAAgagcttcagcagcagcagctcgctGCGCACGCACGAGAAGAGCCACGCCCAAAACAAAGAGTTCACCTGCGACACGTGTGGGAAAGCCTTCCACCTGCGTCACCTGTACCTGTACCACCTGAGGCAGCACAGCGGCGACCGGCCGCACGTCTGCGCTGTCTGTCACAAAGGCTTCCTGCTGACATCGCAGCTGAAGCAGCACGAGCTGCTGCACACAGGCGTCAAACCTCACCGCTGCGAGCACTGCGGCAAAGAGTTCAGGACGCCACAGAACTACCACCGCCACCTGCTGGTGCACACCGGCGAGAAGCCGTACGAGTGCGCCGTGTGTGGCCGGAAGTTTCGCCAGTCCAACCAGCTGAAGTCTCACATGCAGATCCACACCGGCGTCAAGCTGTACTCGTGCAAGCGCTGTGGGCGGGGCTTCTCCGACTCACGCCAGCTCAAGAAACACCGCTGTGGAGACGGCGAGCACGACTCGCGCGATTCTGCCAGCAAGAACAGGAAGCAGGCAGACGCGTTCCCATGGACGCACGAGTTCACGGCACAGTGA
- the LOC116335361 gene encoding zinc finger protein 708-like isoform X1: MCARGPARDKDNMAALSTFSSQVELIMEVAVGSAVHELEREGARAELGQAHLSTVLGGVAREAARKICRVFRELYASVEAENEALRAELSCLEKIPGASRTAKPPVKFSPADAPTLSLDDQSAAATAAVAVVILSPPVHAPVTGQSSLTALQNGAVGVLDMTHFSADPLVSHDVIQPADVTSLPDCEDQPAAELPGDEPHEEQCDAAAETKSEPVGQKHDDQQVPGGPTSESSASHLLLNTVRTTGVSEEQQKEQERRRRRELYKEKRFFCELCDKGFHQKHQLLKHAACHLKPFPCSSCDKGFYKAQTLQRHLLAHRLREAQESDPDKLLRCDQCDRKFRLPRQLRAHQACHRLEKTPLKCYACDRTFTSSGALRYHEVSHAKVKPFMCDVCGKSFTRKKSLREHQTVHTGARPYSCQTCAKSFSTASNLRVHKRSHSEERPYKCDECDKAFKCRMGLLQHRVVHSGEKPFTCPTCGLSFGLKYNFQRHLRLHSGEKPFRCDQCGEGFTGTWALKTHMLVHGVAKPFMCDLCGKTFFYNCQLQKHQQLVHGSGGDRGKSCREAGRRRSSGVKPFSCKVCPKSFSSSSSLRTHEKSHAQNKEFTCDTCGKAFHLRHLYLYHLRQHSGDRPHVCAVCHKGFLLTSQLKQHELLHTGVKPHRCEHCGKEFRTPQNYHRHLLVHTGEKPYECAVCGRKFRQSNQLKSHMQIHTGVKLYSCKRCGRGFSDSRQLKKHRCGDGEHDSRDSASKNRKQADAFPWTHEFTAQ, from the exons ATGTGTGCGCGCGGACCGGCACGGGACAAAGACAACATGGCAGCCCTGAGCACGTTCTCTTCGCAGGTGGAGCTGATCATGGAGGTAGCCGTGGGGAGCGCCGTGCACGAGTTAGAAAGGGAGGGCGCGCGAGCGGAGCTCGGCCAG GCTCACCTGTCCACCGTGCTGGGGGGCGTGGCCAGAGAAGCGGCCCGTAAAATCTGCAGAGTCTTCAGGGAGCTGTATGCGAGCGTAGAGGCGGAAAATGAAGCTCTCAGGGCAGAACTGAGTTGCCTCGAAAAAATACCCGGCGCTTCGAGGACAGCCAAACCGCCAGTGAAGTTCAGCCCGGCAG ATGCACCCACCCTGTCTCTGGATGACCAATCAGCTGCTGCCACCGCTGCTGTGGCTGTGGTCATCCTCAGCCCGCCGGTGCACGCACCAGTCACAGGCCAAAGCAGTCTGACTGCACTGCAGAATGGTGCTGTGGGCGTTTTAGACATGACGCACTTCTCTGCAGATCCTCTGGTGTCACATGATGTGATCCAGCCCGCagatgtgacatcacttcctgacTGTGAGGATCAGCCGGCCGCTGAGCTTCCAGGTGATGAACCCCATGAAGAGCAGTGTGACGCT GCAGCAGAGACGAAGTCTGAACCTGTAGGACAGAAACATGATGATCAGCAGGTGCCCGGGGGTCCGACAAGTGAGAGCTCTGCCTCCcatctacttttaaatactgtacGAACCACAG GTGTGAGCGAGGAGCAGCAGAAGGAGCAGGAGAGGAGGCGGAGGAGGGAGCTGTACAAGGAGAAGAGGTTTTTCTGTGAGCTGTGTGACAAAGGCTTCCATCAGAAGCACCAGCTGCTGAAGCATGCCGCGTGCCACCTGAAACCGTTCCCCTGCAGCTCCTGCGACAAAGGTTTCTACAAAGCGCAAACACTGCAGCGCCACCTGCTTGCCCACCGTCTCCGCGAGGCGCAGGAGAGCGACCCAGACAAGCTACTGCGCTGTGACCAATGCGACAGGAAGTTCAGGCTGCCACGTCAGCTTCGAGCGCACCAGGCCTGTCACCGGCTTGAGAAAACGCCGCTCAAGTGCTACGCATGCGACCGCACCTTTACCTCCAGTGGGGCACTGCGATACCACGAGGTGTCGCACGCCAAAGTCAAGCCCTTCATGTGTGACGTCTGCGGAAAGAGCTTCACGCGCAAGAAGAGCCTGCGAGAGCACCAGACCGTGCACACCGGGGCACGGCCGTACTCCTGCCAGACCTGCGCCAAGAGCTTCTCCACTGCCAGCAACCTGCGCGTGCACAAGAGGTCGCACTCCGAGGAACGCCCGTACAAGTGCGACGAGTGCGACAAGGCATTCAAGTGCCGGATGGGGCTGCTGCAGCACCGCGTGGTCCACTCAGGAGAGAAACCCTTTACCTGTCCCACCTGTGGCCTGAGCTTCGGCCTCAAATACAACTTCCAGAGACACCTGAGGCTACACAGCGGGGAGAAGCCTTTCAG GTGTGATCAGTGTGGCGAGGGCTTCACGGGGACCTGGGCTCTGAAGACTCACATGCTGGTTCACGGCGTGGCAAAGCCGTTCATGTGCGACCTGTGCGGAAAGACGTTCTTCTACAACTGCCAGCTGCAGAAGCACCAGCAGCTGGTTCACGGCAGCGGTGGCGATCGGGGAAAGTCCTGCAGGGAGGCGGGCAGGCGGCGGTCCTCCGGAGTCAAACCGTTCAGCTGTAAAGTCTGTCCAAAgagcttcagcagcagcagctcgctGCGCACGCACGAGAAGAGCCACGCCCAAAACAAAGAGTTCACCTGCGACACGTGTGGGAAAGCCTTCCACCTGCGTCACCTGTACCTGTACCACCTGAGGCAGCACAGCGGCGACCGGCCGCACGTCTGCGCTGTCTGTCACAAAGGCTTCCTGCTGACATCGCAGCTGAAGCAGCACGAGCTGCTGCACACAGGCGTCAAACCTCACCGCTGCGAGCACTGCGGCAAAGAGTTCAGGACGCCACAGAACTACCACCGCCACCTGCTGGTGCACACCGGCGAGAAGCCGTACGAGTGCGCCGTGTGTGGCCGGAAGTTTCGCCAGTCCAACCAGCTGAAGTCTCACATGCAGATCCACACCGGCGTCAAGCTGTACTCGTGCAAGCGCTGTGGGCGGGGCTTCTCCGACTCACGCCAGCTCAAGAAACACCGCTGTGGAGACGGCGAGCACGACTCGCGCGATTCTGCCAGCAAGAACAGGAAGCAGGCAGACGCGTTCCCATGGACGCACGAGTTCACGGCACAGTGA